One window from the genome of Desulforamulus ruminis DSM 2154 encodes:
- a CDS encoding DUF2157 domain-containing protein, with protein MKRQLTREQLQFLDRELQYQQERGVISEEQKLQMLTDYETKQGLSFIRIMLTIGALLVGLGILSFIASNWAELGKAAKLSIILAVFLGAMLASYQISGPYPKTSKSLLYIGVLTYGAGIFLIGQMFNFGGHFTGAFLLWALGAFPIAALFRDKLVYLFTCVLVIIYVSGYFALDGYPYMILALIPALYYCNRYLDHSRMILFFINLITLDAVLLLTHVLDMDQFYIGLLFFGLGLALYYLPLKMNTAVYRLQGTLVMGVAGLFLTLPEMWRGPLYPGLQLDLAAGRLASSVFAVALMIYLLYLTRKENLTALVFICAIIFRYYVDTFIDFMPKSAFFILGGLLLLGFGYYFERLRRKKGGLGVGQ; from the coding sequence TTGAAAAGGCAATTGACCAGAGAGCAATTGCAATTCCTGGACCGGGAATTGCAATACCAGCAGGAAAGGGGCGTTATTTCAGAAGAGCAAAAACTTCAGATGCTGACCGATTACGAAACAAAGCAGGGGCTTAGTTTTATCCGGATCATGCTGACCATCGGAGCCCTGCTGGTTGGCCTCGGGATATTGTCCTTCATTGCATCCAACTGGGCCGAACTAGGTAAGGCTGCCAAATTATCCATTATTTTGGCAGTCTTCCTGGGGGCCATGCTGGCTAGTTATCAAATATCCGGCCCTTATCCCAAAACAAGCAAAAGCCTTTTGTACATCGGGGTGTTAACCTATGGGGCCGGCATCTTCCTAATTGGGCAGATGTTTAACTTCGGCGGCCATTTTACCGGCGCGTTTTTACTGTGGGCACTGGGAGCTTTCCCCATAGCGGCTTTGTTCAGGGATAAGCTGGTCTATCTTTTTACCTGTGTGCTGGTCATCATCTATGTCAGCGGTTATTTTGCCCTGGATGGATACCCTTATATGATCCTGGCCTTGATCCCGGCGCTTTATTACTGCAACCGGTATTTGGACCATTCCCGGATGATCCTGTTCTTTATTAACCTGATTACCTTGGATGCGGTGCTGCTTTTAACCCATGTCTTGGATATGGACCAGTTTTATATTGGTCTGCTGTTCTTCGGCCTGGGGCTGGCCCTGTATTACTTGCCTCTAAAAATGAATACGGCGGTCTACCGCCTCCAGGGCACTCTCGTGATGGGGGTGGCAGGCTTGTTTCTTACACTGCCGGAAATGTGGCGGGGGCCTCTTTATCCCGGCCTGCAGCTCGACCTCGCCGCAGGCCGTCTTGCCAGCAGTGTTTTTGCAGTGGCCCTGATGATCTACCTGTTATACCTGACCCGGAAGGAAAACTTGACGGCACTAGTTTTCATCTGTGCCATCATCTTCCGTTATTACGTCGATACCTTCATTGACTTTATGCCCAAATCCGCTTTCTTTATCTTAGGCGGCCTGCTGCTTTTAGGCTTTGGTTACTATTTTGAACGGTTGAGAAGAAAGAAGGGGGGACTGGGCGTTGGACAATAA
- a CDS encoding cation-translocating P-type ATPase, with product MEQKGWHILSTREVLDSLQSGTEGLTNAEAERRLVQNGPNKLEEGKRKTLFSIFLTQFADLMIWVLIAAAAISGVLGEWVDSAIIAVVILLNAILGTIQESKAEAALEALKQMAAPTARVLRDGAVAKVAAADLVVGDVVLLEAGDSIPADLRLIESASLKVEESALTGESVPVEKISDSLDDPEAALGDRLNMTHMGTNVTYGRGSGVVIATGMNTQMGAIAGQLASTRKEITPLQRKLNQISNVISVGVICIAAVIFGIGLLGGREPLEMFLTAVSLAVAAIPEGMVAVVTIVLAMGMSRMAGRGAIIRRLPAVETLGSTQVICSDKTGTLTQNRMTVKKIWSEDTELLCDAMGHCNDSKLDENNKPLGDPTETALIDYILKEQHWSAEEVRLRKRMGEIPFDSERKLSTVAVEHPSGEGMRIFVKGAPDVLLNRCVQEHRSGGGAVPLDAERRLEIEKVNEEMAKQALRVLAFAYKDAPAADFTDAGAVESQLTFCGLAGMIDPSRPEAREAIDVCRHAGILPVMITGDHKITAVAIAEDLGILSDGRKALLGAELEKMSEEDLDRQVDRIGVYARVAPEHKTRIVAAWQKRGQVVAMTGDGVNDAPALKAADIGVGMGITGTDVSKGASDMVLTDDNFATIVTAVKEGRRIFNNIHKTVRFLLSCNAGEVLAILTATMAGWHLLAPIHILWINLVTDAFPALALGVEPAEKDIMDRKPRDSKLPFFTGRDWRSIVIVGAAEAILTLAAYVLGGKGIVGTTMAFLTLSLAQLFACIGFQSERHSIFSIKVKEHPMLWLAFFGSAMLQIMVMIIPPVRNLFGLVPLDAVQWLTILGLCLVMLGFIEVQKWIARLRHSN from the coding sequence TTGGAACAAAAAGGATGGCATATTCTCTCAACCCGAGAAGTACTGGATAGCTTGCAAAGCGGAACAGAGGGATTAACCAACGCCGAGGCTGAACGCCGGTTGGTACAGAACGGTCCCAACAAGCTGGAGGAAGGAAAAAGGAAAACACTGTTCTCTATATTCCTAACTCAGTTTGCGGATCTCATGATCTGGGTGCTTATCGCCGCTGCGGCCATATCCGGCGTTCTTGGCGAATGGGTGGATTCTGCCATTATTGCGGTAGTGATTCTTTTAAACGCCATTCTGGGCACCATTCAGGAAAGCAAGGCTGAAGCGGCTCTGGAAGCTTTGAAACAAATGGCGGCTCCTACCGCCCGGGTACTGCGTGACGGCGCGGTGGCCAAGGTTGCGGCTGCGGACCTGGTGGTAGGGGATGTGGTCCTGCTGGAAGCGGGAGACAGCATTCCTGCCGACCTTCGGTTGATTGAAAGCGCCTCCCTGAAGGTAGAAGAATCGGCGCTCACCGGGGAATCGGTTCCGGTGGAAAAAATCAGCGACTCCTTGGATGATCCTGAGGCTGCCTTAGGAGACCGGTTAAACATGACGCACATGGGCACCAACGTTACCTATGGGCGAGGCAGCGGCGTAGTGATTGCCACCGGCATGAATACGCAAATGGGAGCCATTGCCGGACAATTGGCCTCCACCCGGAAAGAAATCACTCCTTTGCAAAGAAAACTGAATCAAATTTCCAACGTGATTTCAGTGGGTGTCATTTGTATTGCGGCGGTGATTTTTGGTATAGGCCTCTTAGGCGGCAGAGAACCGCTGGAGATGTTCCTTACGGCGGTGTCTCTTGCCGTGGCGGCCATTCCGGAAGGGATGGTGGCGGTGGTTACCATTGTGCTGGCCATGGGCATGTCCCGTATGGCCGGACGGGGAGCCATTATCCGTCGTCTGCCTGCGGTGGAGACCCTGGGTTCCACACAGGTTATCTGTTCTGATAAGACCGGGACCCTTACCCAAAATCGCATGACCGTTAAGAAAATTTGGAGTGAAGATACGGAACTGTTATGTGACGCCATGGGACACTGCAACGACTCGAAACTGGATGAAAACAACAAACCCCTGGGCGACCCCACCGAGACGGCTTTAATTGATTACATCCTTAAGGAACAGCATTGGAGCGCCGAAGAGGTCCGGTTACGCAAGCGCATGGGAGAAATTCCCTTTGACTCCGAGCGGAAGCTTTCAACGGTGGCGGTGGAACATCCCTCCGGAGAGGGAATGCGCATCTTTGTCAAAGGAGCGCCGGATGTTTTGCTTAACCGCTGTGTGCAGGAACATCGTTCCGGCGGCGGTGCGGTTCCTTTGGATGCTGAAAGACGCCTGGAAATCGAAAAGGTCAACGAAGAGATGGCCAAACAAGCCCTGCGGGTATTGGCTTTTGCCTATAAAGACGCTCCAGCGGCGGACTTTACGGATGCCGGGGCGGTGGAGAGCCAGTTAACCTTTTGCGGGCTGGCAGGCATGATTGACCCCTCCCGTCCGGAGGCCCGGGAGGCCATCGACGTTTGCCGCCATGCGGGGATTCTTCCGGTGATGATTACCGGCGACCATAAGATTACCGCCGTGGCCATTGCCGAGGACTTAGGCATTTTGTCCGATGGACGAAAAGCCCTTTTAGGTGCGGAATTGGAGAAAATGTCCGAGGAGGATTTGGACCGGCAGGTGGACCGGATCGGCGTGTATGCCCGGGTAGCACCGGAGCATAAAACCCGCATTGTGGCGGCATGGCAGAAACGCGGCCAAGTGGTGGCCATGACCGGAGACGGCGTGAACGATGCTCCGGCCCTTAAAGCCGCCGACATCGGCGTAGGCATGGGCATCACCGGCACCGACGTATCCAAGGGGGCCTCCGACATGGTGCTTACCGACGATAATTTTGCCACTATTGTGACGGCGGTAAAGGAAGGGCGGCGCATTTTCAACAACATCCATAAAACCGTGCGCTTTTTGCTTTCCTGCAACGCCGGCGAGGTTTTGGCCATTTTAACCGCCACCATGGCTGGATGGCACTTGCTGGCGCCCATACACATTTTATGGATTAACCTGGTGACCGATGCTTTTCCGGCCCTGGCCCTGGGGGTTGAACCGGCGGAAAAGGATATTATGGACAGAAAGCCCCGGGACAGCAAACTGCCCTTCTTTACCGGACGTGACTGGCGCTCCATTGTGATTGTAGGCGCTGCGGAAGCCATTCTAACTCTTGCCGCCTACGTTCTGGGGGGCAAAGGCATTGTGGGCACCACCATGGCATTTCTGACGCTGTCCTTGGCGCAGCTCTTTGCCTGCATCGGATTCCAAAGCGAACGGCACAGTATTTTTTCCATTAAAGTGAAAGAACATCCCATGTTATGGCTGGCCTTTTTTGGCTCTGCCATGCTGCAAATCATGGTCATGATTATTCCACCTGTGCGCAATCTGTTTGGATTGGTTCCCCTGGATGCCGTCCAGTGGCTGACCATTCTGGGGCTTTGCCTGGTCATGCTGGGCTTTATTGAAGTCCAAAAATGGATTGCCCGGTTGCGCCATAGCAACTAA
- a CDS encoding methyl-accepting chemotaxis protein, whose product MKKISTKIWAGFISIILLMSVIVGFTYYQIGQLVEQTVHLSERDIPLTNASQELAFNYVRQASGVRGYLATGDEIFLQEYQDAQKKANEHLAYLDKQIVSKEQRELFEQVKQALGEFEQYPPVVFSLYETEGPEYAATYMQISGTPANDRAIEAIKKFTAYQEQQMQRDGSNIKNKETHISSILLTMLLLGLLLGLGLAYFIAKPITRALEKVNKVSSRYAQGDFSEGIEIKSADELGQLAKALNKMQQAFKEIILKLQSSSVHLNQSARQLAAQAQQTSAGSAETAATVVEIASTMEQVTNNAQEVATLSEKVSREAEEGFQGVKQITSQMELISSSSGDASRVVEELTNTLNRVNQIVDLITNIADQTNLLALNAAIEAARAGDHGRGFAVVAEEVRKLAEQSADAAKDINLLISQVQVESQKAVEAMTEGNKQVQEGNSVVEEVGIHFNGIIRSVEGLAGQIQNVASASQQVSAGVQNVSATAEEQTAAMEEVASATEQLNKMADDLNEMVDKFKV is encoded by the coding sequence TTGAAAAAGATTTCAACCAAAATTTGGGCAGGGTTTATATCGATTATTTTGCTGATGTCGGTGATCGTCGGTTTTACCTACTACCAGATCGGGCAATTGGTTGAACAAACCGTGCATCTTTCAGAACGGGATATTCCATTGACCAATGCTTCTCAAGAACTGGCCTTTAATTATGTCCGTCAGGCCTCCGGGGTTCGAGGATACCTGGCAACGGGGGATGAAATTTTTTTACAGGAATATCAGGATGCCCAAAAAAAGGCCAATGAGCACCTGGCTTACCTGGACAAACAGATTGTATCAAAAGAGCAGCGAGAGCTTTTCGAACAGGTTAAACAAGCCCTGGGGGAGTTTGAGCAATACCCGCCGGTGGTCTTTTCTCTTTATGAGACAGAAGGTCCGGAGTATGCTGCCACCTATATGCAAATATCGGGCACCCCTGCCAATGATCGGGCCATTGAAGCAATCAAAAAATTTACCGCTTATCAGGAACAGCAAATGCAACGGGATGGGAGCAACATAAAAAACAAAGAAACTCACATCAGCAGCATCCTGCTGACCATGCTGCTGCTGGGGCTGCTGTTGGGACTGGGCCTCGCCTACTTTATTGCCAAACCCATTACCAGAGCCCTGGAGAAGGTGAACAAGGTTTCCTCCCGGTATGCGCAAGGGGATTTTTCCGAAGGCATTGAAATCAAGTCGGCGGACGAATTGGGCCAATTAGCCAAGGCCCTAAATAAAATGCAGCAAGCCTTTAAAGAGATCATTTTAAAGCTGCAAAGTTCCTCGGTTCATTTGAACCAATCAGCCAGACAACTGGCCGCACAGGCCCAGCAAACTTCGGCGGGATCGGCGGAAACCGCCGCTACGGTGGTGGAGATTGCTTCTACCATGGAACAAGTAACCAATAATGCCCAGGAAGTAGCGACGCTATCGGAAAAAGTCTCCCGGGAGGCCGAGGAGGGTTTCCAGGGAGTTAAGCAGATCACCAGTCAGATGGAATTAATCTCTTCTTCCAGCGGGGATGCCTCCAGAGTGGTGGAGGAATTAACCAACACCTTAAACCGGGTCAACCAAATTGTCGATTTGATTACCAACATCGCGGATCAAACCAATTTATTGGCCCTGAATGCGGCCATTGAAGCGGCGCGGGCCGGAGATCACGGCCGCGGCTTTGCCGTTGTGGCGGAAGAAGTCCGCAAACTGGCCGAGCAATCCGCGGACGCGGCCAAGGACATTAACCTCTTAATCTCCCAGGTGCAGGTTGAATCCCAAAAAGCGGTGGAAGCGATGACTGAAGGAAACAAACAGGTCCAAGAGGGAAATTCCGTGGTAGAAGAAGTGGGTATCCACTTCAATGGAATTATTCGTTCTGTGGAAGGACTGGCGGGACAAATTCAAAATGTTGCCTCGGCGTCACAGCAGGTTTCCGCCGGGGTGCAAAATGTCTCCGCCACAGCCGAAGAACAAACGGCGGCCATGGAGGAAGTGGCCTCGGCCACAGAACAGCTTAATAAAATGGCCGATGATTTAAATGAGATGGTAGATAAATTTAAAGTATAA
- a CDS encoding helix-turn-helix domain-containing protein — translation MQKRKLTQVGIIIRKRLIEVGKTQVQLAKEIGTSKIYLNHILHGERSGKKYLAKIFSILGIDPDSVKRTA, via the coding sequence TTGCAAAAAAGGAAACTGACCCAGGTTGGCATCATCATCAGGAAGCGGCTGATTGAAGTCGGGAAAACTCAGGTGCAACTGGCCAAAGAGATCGGCACCAGTAAAATCTATCTGAACCATATTCTACACGGCGAAAGGTCCGGGAAAAAGTATCTGGCCAAAATATTTTCCATCCTGGGAATCGACCCGGACAGTGTCAAACGAACGGCATAG
- a CDS encoding helix-turn-helix domain-containing protein yields the protein MNIGARIKELRNLVKISQEELADKIKVSRGNVGDWERGRAKPGAEALLLLSRFFNVSVDWILTGEMLQNTDLFSQSCGKEISPRDLELLAKFHQLAPRDQIKVEGFIEGLLYSQTLSSNGKESTGRANEGA from the coding sequence TTGAATATTGGGGCGAGAATTAAAGAATTGAGGAACCTGGTTAAGATTAGTCAGGAAGAACTGGCGGATAAAATTAAGGTATCGCGAGGTAACGTAGGGGATTGGGAAAGGGGCAGGGCCAAGCCCGGAGCGGAGGCTTTACTACTTTTGTCAAGATTTTTTAATGTATCAGTGGATTGGATTCTTACGGGAGAAATGTTACAAAATACGGATTTATTTTCCCAGAGCTGCGGAAAAGAAATTTCTCCAAGGGATTTGGAATTGCTGGCAAAATTCCACCAACTAGCTCCCCGGGATCAAATTAAAGTAGAAGGCTTTATTGAAGGGTTGCTTTATAGTCAGACACTGTCGTCCAACGGAAAGGAATCCACCGGCAGGGCCAATGAAGGGGCTTAA
- a CDS encoding DMT family transporter gives MAKHRVWLLLVLCNLFWAGNYVFGKYVIAEMTPLWITFSRWLLASLLLLPTAFWLEKPELKIVRKSWPALTAMAVLGIIGYNLVLYSALAYTSATNAALVSALNPGVIVLFSVFLLGEKISGIQTSGVLVSLIGALVILTQGRLSQVLYTEYNQGDLLMLAAVVIWTLYSIVGKRLTAVPPITATAVSALIATLLMVPFALAQGIDTQKIGPLAVTGILYMVIFPSLFSYVFWNMSVRAIGASQAGIFLNLIPFFTAIISGVLGEKITTAQIGGGLLVFTGVYLTTGMLDRRLTREKRQGVIRS, from the coding sequence ATGGCAAAACACCGGGTTTGGCTGCTGCTGGTACTGTGCAATTTATTTTGGGCGGGCAATTATGTGTTTGGCAAATATGTTATTGCCGAGATGACGCCCCTCTGGATTACCTTTTCCCGCTGGCTGTTAGCCTCTTTGCTGCTGCTGCCGACGGCTTTTTGGCTGGAAAAGCCGGAGTTGAAAATAGTGAGAAAGAGCTGGCCCGCTCTGACGGCCATGGCGGTGCTGGGCATTATCGGATACAACTTGGTGCTTTATTCCGCCCTTGCCTATACTTCAGCCACCAACGCGGCCCTGGTCAGCGCTTTAAACCCCGGTGTTATCGTGTTGTTTTCGGTCTTTCTGCTGGGGGAGAAAATTTCGGGAATTCAGACCTCCGGAGTGCTGGTTTCCCTCATCGGAGCTTTAGTCATTTTAACCCAGGGCCGCCTGAGTCAAGTCCTGTATACCGAATATAACCAAGGGGATTTGCTGATGCTGGCCGCCGTTGTGATCTGGACCTTGTATTCCATCGTCGGCAAGCGTCTTACCGCCGTCCCGCCCATCACAGCCACGGCGGTATCCGCTTTAATCGCCACGCTGCTGATGGTTCCCTTTGCCCTGGCCCAAGGCATTGATACGCAAAAAATCGGCCCCTTGGCTGTAACGGGGATTTTATATATGGTCATTTTTCCCTCGTTATTTTCCTATGTTTTCTGGAATATGTCCGTTCGTGCCATTGGAGCCAGCCAAGCCGGAATCTTCTTAAACCTGATTCCTTTTTTCACCGCCATTATCAGCGGGGTGCTTGGTGAAAAGATTACGACCGCCCAGATCGGCGGCGGCCTGTTGGTCTTTACCGGCGTATATTTGACCACCGGCATGCTGGATCGAAGATTAACCAGGGAGAAGCGGCAGGGGGTAATACGATCATGA
- a CDS encoding (Fe-S)-binding protein — protein sequence MQQIKQEGCNLEAEMIKCIRCGACQAVCPIFKEIGVESYTARGKVRLLRAVQEGLLPVNQEIERLLSHCLLCSACVNSCPAGVKTNEIVEAGRTLVVNRRGLPLLKRVIFNLGLKNRKIFNSFMALLPGLQRFCFRRVPGVGGMLPRYPLGLDQRRLLHPVASRSFRNGCLERVRAEKPRQGKVALFTGCMANFLYPETAEAAVKVLTANGLDVIIPRNQHCCGTPARVSGDRAAAKEMARINVDEFASLPEPVDAIIVLCGSCGTALKKEIPVLLAGDPVYEAKARAMADQVRDIAEFIVTLPSWRQPIQRPLKGRVTYHDPCHLGRGQGITAQPREILRAIPGLEYVELPRSQACCGCAGTFSASHYDLSLQITQRKMADIESVGAEWVATGCSACRMQMEDGLNQAGRKVKVRHTIELLWESYRQ from the coding sequence ATGCAGCAGATAAAACAGGAAGGTTGCAACCTTGAAGCAGAAATGATTAAATGTATCCGCTGTGGGGCCTGCCAGGCCGTCTGCCCCATCTTTAAGGAGATTGGGGTGGAATCCTATACCGCCCGGGGAAAAGTACGGCTGCTGAGGGCGGTTCAGGAAGGGCTGCTGCCGGTGAACCAGGAAATTGAGCGTTTACTTTCCCACTGTCTTTTGTGTAGCGCCTGTGTCAATAGCTGTCCCGCCGGGGTGAAAACCAATGAAATTGTAGAGGCCGGCCGGACCCTGGTGGTCAACCGGCGGGGTCTGCCGCTGTTAAAGCGAGTGATCTTTAATCTAGGGCTGAAGAACCGGAAGATTTTTAATTCCTTCATGGCCCTGCTGCCGGGCCTGCAGCGTTTTTGCTTTCGCAGGGTGCCGGGAGTTGGGGGAATGCTGCCCCGTTATCCCCTGGGCTTGGATCAGCGCAGGCTGCTGCACCCGGTGGCGTCCCGCTCTTTCCGCAATGGATGCCTGGAACGGGTGCGGGCTGAAAAGCCCCGCCAGGGAAAGGTGGCCTTGTTTACCGGGTGCATGGCCAATTTCCTTTATCCTGAAACCGCCGAAGCCGCGGTAAAGGTATTAACCGCCAACGGTTTGGATGTGATCATTCCCCGCAACCAGCATTGCTGCGGAACCCCTGCCCGGGTCTCCGGGGACCGGGCCGCAGCCAAGGAAATGGCCCGGATCAATGTGGACGAATTTGCTTCCCTGCCGGAACCGGTGGACGCCATCATCGTGCTCTGCGGTTCCTGCGGCACCGCTTTAAAAAAGGAGATACCGGTTCTGTTGGCCGGAGACCCTGTTTATGAGGCCAAAGCCCGGGCCATGGCGGATCAAGTGCGGGATATTGCCGAATTTATTGTGACCCTGCCTAGTTGGCGGCAGCCTATTCAACGGCCCCTTAAAGGCCGGGTGACCTATCATGATCCCTGCCATCTAGGAAGGGGGCAGGGGATCACCGCCCAGCCCCGGGAGATCCTCCGGGCCATACCGGGCCTGGAGTACGTTGAACTTCCCCGGTCCCAGGCCTGCTGCGGCTGTGCCGGGACCTTCAGTGCTTCTCATTACGATCTTTCCCTGCAGATCACCCAGCGGAAGATGGCCGATATTGAAAGCGTGGGCGCCGAATGGGTTGCCACCGGCTGTTCCGCCTGCCGTATGCAGATGGAGGACGGCCTCAACCAGGCCGGCCGCAAAGTAAAAGTCCGTCATACCATTGAATTGCTCTGGGAGTCCTACCGCCAATAG
- a CDS encoding FAD-binding oxidoreductase: MDPEVLLRLKQIVGETKVLTKREHLFSYSYDASPLKLQISNLPGVVVLPQDARQVSEVIKLANEKGIPVIPRGAGSNVSGGTLPVADCIILSLNNMNRIIEIDPDNMLAVVEPGVINGDLQREAAKRGLFYPPDPQSAEFSTLGGNVAENAGGPRCLKYGVTRDYVLGLEVVLPSGEIISTGSRTLKNVTGYDITRLFVGSEGTLGVITRIILKLVPRPEATRIGLAVFQTMEAAAEAVARIGSSGLVPAMIEFLDQVYIRNIEEYSHIGFPLDAGAVLILAVDGDKEILDKQMNRMAEVCRDAGAAQIRIARDDAEAEEIMKARRAAFASMSRLNPTIIGEDFTVPRSKIPGMVAKIQEIARKQKIIIATVGHAGDGNLHATFSCDERDDQEMKRVEAAIDDLVEAALSFDGVITGEHGIGRLKAKYMNRQFGEGPLHLMKTIKQAMDPNGIMNPGVMFGES, encoded by the coding sequence TTGGATCCTGAGGTTCTATTGCGCCTTAAACAAATTGTGGGGGAAACCAAGGTTTTAACCAAGCGGGAGCATCTTTTTTCCTACAGTTATGATGCATCCCCCTTAAAACTGCAGATAAGCAATCTGCCGGGAGTGGTGGTATTGCCCCAAGATGCCCGCCAGGTCAGCGAAGTAATCAAGCTGGCCAATGAAAAAGGGATACCGGTCATTCCCCGGGGGGCCGGCTCCAATGTGAGCGGGGGCACCCTGCCGGTGGCAGACTGCATTATTCTCAGCCTGAACAACATGAACAGGATCATTGAAATTGACCCGGACAATATGCTGGCTGTGGTTGAGCCCGGCGTGATTAACGGTGATCTGCAGAGAGAGGCAGCAAAAAGGGGACTGTTTTATCCCCCGGACCCCCAGAGTGCGGAGTTTTCTACCCTGGGCGGCAATGTGGCTGAGAATGCCGGAGGACCCCGCTGCCTAAAATACGGGGTTACCAGGGACTATGTTTTGGGACTGGAGGTTGTACTCCCCAGCGGCGAGATCATTAGCACCGGTTCCAGAACTTTGAAGAACGTCACCGGCTACGATATAACCCGTTTATTTGTGGGTTCGGAAGGGACTCTCGGGGTGATTACCCGGATTATTCTAAAACTGGTGCCCCGGCCGGAGGCAACCAGGATCGGCCTGGCCGTATTTCAGACCATGGAAGCGGCGGCGGAGGCGGTGGCCAGGATCGGTTCCAGCGGCCTTGTACCCGCCATGATCGAGTTTCTGGACCAGGTTTATATCCGCAATATCGAAGAATACTCCCATATCGGTTTTCCCTTGGATGCCGGAGCGGTGCTGATTTTGGCGGTGGACGGGGACAAAGAAATCCTGGACAAACAAATGAACCGCATGGCCGAGGTTTGCCGGGATGCCGGGGCTGCGCAAATCCGTATTGCCCGGGATGATGCGGAAGCCGAAGAAATTATGAAGGCGCGGCGGGCCGCCTTTGCCAGCATGTCCAGGTTGAATCCCACCATTATTGGGGAAGACTTTACCGTCCCCCGTTCCAAAATTCCCGGCATGGTAGCTAAAATCCAGGAAATTGCCCGTAAGCAAAAAATCATTATTGCAACGGTGGGACATGCCGGGGATGGCAATCTGCACGCCACCTTCTCCTGTGATGAACGGGATGATCAAGAAATGAAACGGGTGGAAGCGGCCATCGACGACCTGGTGGAAGCCGCTCTCTCCTTTGACGGCGTGATTACCGGAGAGCATGGCATTGGACGGTTAAAAGCCAAATATATGAACCGGCAGTTCGGGGAAGGTCCGTTGCATTTGATGAAAACCATCAAACAGGCCATGGATCCCAACGGAATTATGAATCCGGGCGTTATGTTCGGGGAGTCATGA
- a CDS encoding SDR family oxidoreductase, translated as MIPMYPYVGKETKCEEKPITFPPQHQARQPGLEYLMNPIPISENPSYLGSSKLMNKVAIITGGDSGIGRAVAIAFAKEGADVVIVYLNEHQDAETTKARIEQLGRRCLALAGDLRNEAFSAQIVNQTMQCFGRLDIVVNNAAVQFPQQSILNISSEQLHDTFRTNIYPLFYLTKAALPCLKAGSSIISTASVTAYEGNKQLIDYSSTKGAIVSFTRSLSQSLVEQGIRVNAVAPGPIWTPLIPASFSAEQVKVFGTDTPMKRAGQPFELAPAYVYLASDDASYVTGQVIHVNGGVMVSS; from the coding sequence ATGATTCCCATGTATCCCTATGTAGGGAAAGAAACCAAATGTGAGGAAAAACCCATTACCTTTCCACCGCAACACCAGGCGCGTCAGCCGGGTTTGGAATATCTGATGAACCCTATCCCCATTTCCGAGAACCCTTCCTACCTAGGAAGCAGTAAATTAATGAATAAGGTAGCCATTATTACCGGTGGGGACAGTGGCATTGGGCGGGCTGTGGCCATCGCCTTTGCCAAGGAAGGCGCAGATGTGGTTATTGTTTATCTTAATGAACACCAGGACGCCGAAACCACCAAGGCCAGAATTGAACAACTGGGACGCCGGTGTTTAGCCCTGGCCGGGGATTTAAGGAATGAGGCCTTTTCCGCTCAGATTGTAAATCAGACCATGCAATGCTTTGGCCGTCTGGATATTGTAGTAAATAATGCGGCGGTGCAATTTCCTCAACAGAGTATCTTGAATATCTCCAGTGAACAACTGCATGACACCTTTCGGACCAATATTTATCCCTTGTTCTATTTAACCAAAGCTGCGTTGCCCTGCCTTAAAGCCGGCAGTTCCATCATCAGTACTGCTTCTGTAACCGCCTACGAAGGGAACAAACAGTTGATCGACTATTCCTCCACCAAAGGGGCCATTGTTTCCTTTACCCGTTCCTTGTCCCAATCTCTGGTTGAGCAGGGGATTCGAGTCAATGCGGTAGCCCCGGGTCCTATCTGGACACCCCTGATTCCGGCCAGCTTTTCTGCCGAACAGGTTAAAGTCTTTGGTACGGATACACCCATGAAAAGGGCCGGACAGCCCTTTGAATTAGCTCCTGCCTATGTCTATCTGGCTTCAGATGATGCAAGTTATGTAACAGGACAGGTGATCCATGTCAATGGCGGAGTGATGGTAAGTTCTTAG
- a CDS encoding Spy/CpxP family protein refolding chaperone yields MQKKVIYLSVVLLLIFSIAQIASAASQTQPRHPGDHLKSLNLTDEQYSKLREMQKKNYQETRELKINLQDKFFELKQLKLQKNPDEAKVEAKLKEVKELKNKLSEIRQKNKAEFESILTEEQKKMLPEKSGPNGFGPGCHKGFCQ; encoded by the coding sequence ATGCAAAAAAAAGTAATCTATCTTTCGGTTGTGCTGCTGCTGATTTTTAGCATCGCTCAGATTGCCTCGGCAGCATCGCAGACGCAGCCCAGACATCCCGGAGATCATTTAAAATCTTTAAATCTCACCGATGAGCAGTACAGCAAATTGCGCGAAATGCAAAAAAAGAACTACCAGGAAACCCGGGAACTGAAGATCAATCTTCAGGATAAGTTTTTTGAATTAAAGCAGCTAAAGCTGCAGAAAAACCCGGATGAAGCCAAAGTTGAAGCGAAGCTGAAAGAAGTAAAGGAACTGAAAAACAAACTTTCGGAGATTCGCCAGAAAAACAAAGCCGAGTTTGAATCGATCCTGACAGAAGAACAAAAGAAAATGCTACCTGAGAAATCCGGCCCCAATGGGTTTGGACCAGGCTGCCACAAAGGATTCTGCCAGTAA